A DNA window from Megalobrama amblycephala isolate DHTTF-2021 linkage group LG11, ASM1881202v1, whole genome shotgun sequence contains the following coding sequences:
- the LOC125278781 gene encoding trace amine-associated receptor 13c-like, whose translation MDLSLQKYDLTEFCFPVVNNSCLKGTHLVSTQTVLYLILVSAMIVTILGNLVVIISIAHFKQLQTPTNILVMSLALADLLLGLVVMPFSMIRSVDGCWYYGDAFCLLHSSFDLFLTSVSIFHLIFIAIDRHQAVCYPLQYPTRITIPIAWVMVLISWSMAALYSYGLVYSKSNVEGLEEFIESMYCMGSCTLLFNALWSVLDTLLTFLLPCSVMIGLYARIFVIARKHIRTIGDANQHENESTFKSSRRSERKAAKTLGVVVGAFIICWLPFFINSMIDPYINFATPVALFEAFVWLGYINSTINPIIYGLFYPWFRKTPSLIITMRIFEPNSSDIGVFTV comes from the coding sequence GTAGTGAACAACTCTTGTCTTAAAGGCACACATCTTGTTTCCACTCAGACTGTGTTGTATCTCATATTGGTGTCGGCGATGATTGTGACTATTCTAGGAAATTTGGTGGTCATTATCTCCATAGCGCACTTCAAACAGCTCCAGACTCCCACTAACATCCTGGTGATGTCTCTGGCTCTTGCGGATCTGCTGCTTGGACTGGTGGTCATGCCTTTCAGTATGATCCGTTCTGTCGATGGCTGCTGGTACTATGGAGATGCCTTCTGTTTGCTTCACTCCAGTTTTGACTTATTTCTTACATCTGTGTCTATTTTTCATCTCATTTTTATTGCCATTGATCGACATCAGGCTGTGTGTTATCCGCTTCAGTACCCTACGAGAATAACCATACCTATTGCATGGGTCATGGTGCTGATAAGTTGGAGCATGGCTGCTTTatattcatatggattagtgtACTCAAAATCTAATGTGGAAGGACTGGAGGAATTTATTGAATCCATGTACTGTATGGGAAGTTGCACTCTGCTTTTCAATGCATTGTGGTCTGTTTTGGACACGTTACTAACTTTTTTATTGCCTTGTTCTGTCATGATTGGACTGTATGCAAGAATTTTTGTAATTGCAAGAAAGCACATTAGAACAATTGGTGATGCAAATCAGCATGAAAATGAGAGCACATTTAAGAGCTCTCGACGATCTGAGCGCAAAGCAGCAAAAACTCTTGGTGTGGTTGTGGGAGCCTTTATTATTTGCTGGCTGCCGTTTTTTATTAACTCTATGATTGATCCCTACATCAACTTTGCTACCCCAGTTGCTCTTTTTGAAGCATTTGTCTGGTTAGGTTACATTAACTCAACCATAAACCCCATCATATATGGCCTTTTCTATCCATGGTTTCGAAAAACCCCTTCTCTCATTATAACAATGAGAATATTTGAACCAAACTCATCAGATATCGGTGTTTTCACTGTTTGA
- the LOC125278475 gene encoding trace amine-associated receptor 13c-like: MEFLEHHCFPLWNTSCSLDFHLNYVNVLLFLYISAISVLTVCGNLLVIISITVFKQLHTPTNLLILSLAVSDFLVGICVMPVESIRSINSCFYMEKSHCHIFHMIMSILGSASLINIMLVAIDRYFAVCNPLLYMSKITMRKTLICISLGWTASICYNLVPVNLGNSNLTGIVVICLRECAVAVSNTWGPADLIVSFIAPCIVMLILYVRILTVALRQAKAISDFAKKRVSQKNLKSFRKSEVKATKTLSTIVFVYFICWVPWYISMLNMKQFQKSSVSLSALLCLFYTNSCINPFIYAISYPWFKRSVKLLVSLKILQTATNQLNLFPEDC, encoded by the coding sequence ATGGAATTTCTTGAGCATCACTGCTTTCCCCTCTGGAATACAAGCTGCTCTCTTGACTTTCATTTGAATTATGTCAATGTATTGTTGTTCTTGTACATATCTGCAATCTCTGTGCTGACCGTGTGTGGAAACCTACTTGTCATCATCTCTATAACAGTTTTCAAGCAGCTTCACACACCAACCAACCTGCTCATCCTCTCACTGGCCGTATCTGACTTCTTGGTGGGAATTTGTGTGATGCCTGTTGAAAGCATTAGGAGCATTAACTCATGTTTTTATATGGAAAAATCACACTGTCATATCTTTCATATGATTATGTCAATTCTTGGGTCTGCATCCCTCATCAACATCATGCTTGTGGCTATTGATCGTTATTTTGCTGTATGTAATCCACTCCTGTATATGTCCAAAATTACAATGAGAAAAACACTGATCTGCATAAGTTTAGGATGGACTGCATCTATCTGTTATAATCTTGTACCAGTGAATTTGGGAAATTCAAACCTGACAGGGATAGTTGTGATCTGTCTAAGAGAATGTGCAGTGGCTGTCAGTAACACCTGGGGTCCAGCTGACTTGATAGTGAGCTTCATTGCTCCATGTATAGTGATGTTAATTCTGTATGTAAGAATCCTCACAGTGGCCTTGAGACAAGCAAAGGCCATCTCCGACTTTGCAAAGAAAAGAGTATCTCAGAAAAACCTAAAATCATTCAGGAAATCAGAGGTGAAGGCGACAAAAACATTGAGCACAATTGTCTTTGTGTATTTCATTTGCTGGGTTCCCTGGTATATAAGTATGCTTAATATGAAACAATTTCAAAAGTCATCTGTGAGCCTCTCTGCTTTACTGTGTTTATTTTACACTAATTCATGCATCAATCCCTTTATATATGCAATATCTTACCCCTGGTTCAAAAGATCAGTGAAGCTTTTGGTTAGCCTAAAAATACTGCAGACAGCAACTAACCAGCTTAACTTATTTCCTGAAGACTGTTAA